DNA from Salinispora arenicola:
GATCCGATCGACGCCCTCGGGCAGCAGCGCCGCGTCCGGGATGCAGACGCCGATGCCGTGCATGAAGGCGTCCCGGGCCCCCGGATCGCCGAGCACCAGATGGCCCGGCAGGAACGGACTGAACCAGTCGGCAGCCTCGCGGGTGGTCACCTCGGCCTCGGCCACACGGGCCGCCACCCGCCGGTATCCCTGCAACCGGCGGAATCGGCCCCCCTGGAACAGCACACCGTCGTAGAGTTCCCGGCCCGGGTCGAGCGGCACCGCGGGCAGCTCGACCCGCAACGGTACGGGAGTAGGCGACGGGGTGTGGCTGTGGGTCGGGTAGCTGTCGACTGGTCGGGCCCGCTCGCTCGCGAACCGCAGGCGGGCCCGAAAGTGGTCGACGGCGAACCCGGTGGCCGCGCTCCGCAGAACGACGTCGACGACGCGCGTGGACCGGACCAACGCGGCCACCCGGACGGTCGTTCCGGCCGTCGGGTCGACGACCACCGGACGGTCGAACCGGACCTCCTCGATCACCGGCACGTTCTGGACGCCGGCCAGGGCCACGCCGACCTGCGCCATCGCCTCCAGCCCGAACACCGCCGGGAACAACAGGTCGCCGTCGAACCGGTGGTCGACCAGGTACGGGTCGGTGGTCGGACTCAGATCCACCTCACACACCAGCTCGACGCCGTCGTAGTGGACCAGCGGACGCTCGGTGAAACGCAGCAACGGCAGGTCCGGGTCACCGAACCGCACCGTCTCCAGTGCACCGGTGCGCCCGCAGACGACCACGACCGGAGGGACTGTCGGGTCGGCGATCACCGCCCGCAGGACCCGCAGCCCGTCATCCGGGCTGATCGGCGTGACGCCAAAGCCACTCAGTGACTCGACCACCGACAGTCGCTCTCCCATCCCCACGCCCGACCAGACCGACCACTCCACGCAGACGGCGCGGCAACGGGGACGGGTGGCGGCCACCTCCCGGGTCAGTTCGGCGAGGGCCTCGTTCGCCGCCGCGTAGTGCGCCTCCCCCCGCAGCCCAGCCCGCCCGATAATGCTGCCGAATGTCACCAGCAGGCGCAGGTGTTCCGGGTCGACGGCGGCCAGGACAGCCCGCAGACCGTCGACCTTCGGCGCGAACGCCGCGCGGACAGCCGCCTCGTCCAGGTCAGCGAGCACCGCGGGGTGGTTCAGGCCCGCGCCGTGCAGAACCGCGGTCACCGGCCCCCAGTCCTGGGGGAGGGTGGCGACGGCGGCGGCGACCGCGTCCGGGTCGGTCACGTCGACCCGTAGGTAACGCAGGTCGGACGCGGCGTCGGAGAGACGGTGCAGATTCGCGGCCAGCGCCTCGTCGGTGGCCGGGTCGGAGCGGCCGATGACGGCCAGGCGCGCACCGCTCTCCCGTGCCAGCATCGCTGCCGACTCGGCCGTGATCCCCTTACCACCACCGGTCACCAGCAGCACGTCGGCCGGACCAAGTGGCAGTGGCCCCGGCTCGGCCAGGGTGGGCAGTGGGCGCAGCCTGGGAACCCGACGCACACCATCGCCGTCGTACGTCACCTCGGTGAAGTCCTCGGTGGCGGCTACCTCGGCCACCAGCCGGTCAACGGTGGTGGCGGTCAGGGGCGTGGTGAGTACCGTGGTGCGCAGCCCATCCCCCTCCAGCCGGGCGGTCTTGACTAACGCACCCGCCCGCGGAGTCGGTTGCACCAACACGAACCGGCGCCCGGCCTGCTGGCGGAGGGCGGCCTGCGCGCCCCGGAGCGCGAACGCCAGATCCTCGTCGTCCGGTTGCTCAGGCAGGCAGACCAGCACACCGTCACCGACTCCGGCCCGTTCGAGGGCGTCCCGCAGGGCCATCGCGACCGGATGCTCCGGGCCGGAGAACACCTGCCAGCACCCGCGCGGTCCCGTCGGCTCGACCGGAGGGAGCGGCTCGCTGGTCAGGTCCACGACGAACGTACGCACCCACGGCGCGACCCCGGCCGCGAGATCCACCCGCCCCGGTGCCCCCTCGCGCTCGCGGGCCGCCAACGCCTCGGCCATCTCCCGTACCGTGGCGGTGGCGAAGTTGATCGGCACCGCCACCGCGGAGAGCCCCATCGCGCGGGCCGCCTCGTTGACGAGCTGACCGACCGTGATCGAACTCATATGGAGGTCGTCGAGGAAGCGGCTGTCGTCCCGAAGCACCGCCACCGGCAGTTCGGCCCGCCGCGCCACCAGATGCCGCACCAGCTCCAGCGCTCCGGCACCGGCCGGTACGGCGACCTCCTCGACATCGGAGGCCGGCACGGCTGCCGGCCTCGCCCATTCCGCCGCCGCCTCAGGCGCCGCCTCGCAGGGGCTCACAAAGAAGGTGCGGGGCCGGTCCGAGACGAACGGCCGGATCAACCGGTTGGCGAACAACGCCGGGTACGCGACCGGCCCGCCCAGCGCGTAGCCCGCGCCGATCGCGGCGAGGAAGCCGGAGATCGACTCGGCGTCGGTGTCCACGGCGAGCACCGGCACACCGAACCCCTGCTCCCGAACCAACTGGGTGAGCACCCGACCAGGGCCGACCTCGAGGAACAGGTCGACCTCGGCGGCCGCGCGAGCCACCGCGGACGAGAAGCACACCGGCGCCTCGATCTGCCGCCGTAGGAGCTGCGCCAGGTCGACCTCTGGCGGCAGCACGGCACCGGTGACGGTTGAGGCCACCGACCGCCGCGGTGGCCGAAGCCGCCGGCTCCGCAGTAGGTCGCCGAAGGCGGTGGCCGCTGGGGCCATCAGCGGGGAGTGGAAGGCGTGCGCGACGGCCAGGCGGGTGCAGCCGAACCCGGCCAGCGAGGCTCGGTCGAACACCTCGGCGACGGCGTCGTCGGTACCGGCGACCACGGTCTGTCGTGGGCCGTTGTAGCCAGCGATGACGGCGGCGGTGCCGACCAGCAACGCCGCCGTCTCGTCCGGCCCGGCGGTGACCCCGAGCATCGCGCCACGGGGAGCCCGCCCGGCCATGATCCCGCCCCGGGCGGCAACGAGGCTCCGCAACTCGTCCTGGTCGAAACATCCCGCCCAGTGCAGGGCGGTCAGCTCGCCCAGGCTGTGCCCGACGGTCACGACCGCGTCGATTCCGAGCGCGCCCAGGGCCCGTAGCCCACCCAGGGAACCGGCGACGACCCGCGGCTGGGCCGAGGCCGTCGAGGTACCGTCGTCGGCTGGCAGCGTGCCAACGGCCCGCCAGATGTCCTCCACCTCGGAGAATCGCCGACGCAACGCGCCTCCGCCCGAACCGGCGCCGGTTCCCTGGCCGGGGAAGAGGAAGCCGATCCGGAGGGGTCGGCGGGCATGACCGACGAAGACCCCGCGCGCCGGGTCCACCAGTGTCCCCGGGCCGTCCGGCGGAAGCGCCCCGGCCGCGACGGCGAGGGACGTCGCCGCCTGTTGCGGGGACCGGGCGACGACCGCCGCCCGGCAGGCTCGGCCGTGCTGCGCCTGGTGCAGACTGGCGGCCAGGTCGCCCAACTCGGCGAAGGCCAGCCCGGTCACGAGCGGTCGCAGCTCGGTGAGCCGTTCCCGCAGCGCGTCTGGTGTGTCGGCGTCGACCAGCAACAACTCGGCGTCCTGCACAGACCGGGCCAGGTCGATGGTCCGCCGGTCCAGGGTTCGGCGGCGGCGCCGGGGAGGGCCGTCGACGACCAGGTGGGTGTTGATGCCGCCGAACCCCATGGCAGTCACGCCGGCGCGCTGCGCGGCGCGGTCCGGCCAGACCTCCGCCCGTCGCACGACGCGCAGCACCGGCCGTTCGCCACCGAGTTCCGGATGCGGCTCCACGCACCCGACGGTCGGCGGAATGACCTGATGTCGCACCGCCAGGACCGCCTTGATCAGGCCGGCCACCCCGGCTGCGGCCTTGGTGTGCCCGATCATCCCCTTGATCGTGCCGATGGCGGCCCGGTCGGCGTCCGGATCCGCCGCACGCCGTTCGGCGCTCAACGCCCTCAGTTCGGTGGCGTCGCCGATCGCGGTGCCGGTGCCGTGCCCTTCGAACAACGGCACGGTGTCCACGCCGAAGCCAGCCCGCCGGTACGCCCGCCGCAGGGCCAGCCGATAACCGATCACCTCGGGCCGGGTGATACCGCCCCGCCCATCGGAGGAGACCCCCCAGCCCGCGATCGTGGCGTAGATGCGGCGGCCCTGCGCGAGCGCGTCCCGCTCTCGCATCAGCACCACCATGCCGCACCCCTCGCCGGGCCAGAACCCGTTGGAACGCCGGTCGTAGACCCGCATGTCGTCGCTGGCGAGCGCACCGGTGCGGGCGAACCCGACCATCTCGAACGGGTCGATCGACAGGTCAACCCCGCCGGCAACCGCCACATCCACATCCAGATCGGACAGACTGCGGCAGGCGGTCACCACCGACAGCAGGGAGGAGGCGCAGGCCGCGTCCACGGTGTATCCACCACCACGCAGGTCGAAATGATTGCAGATCCGCCCGGCGATGGTGTTCGACAGGCCGCCGGCCAGGCTGTCCTCGGTGACCTCCGGAAACGGAGACTTGTAGGACAGCTCCAGGTCGGCCAGGAAGGCGGCCACCCGGTCGTCGTCCCATCCCTGCCCCCCGAGCGCGGCGCCGACCACCCGACGCACGTACGGCCACCGCAGCCGCAGCACCCCGGCACGGGTGAACTCACCGGTGAGGGTGTTACCGACGACGACGGCTGTACTTTCCCGGGGCAGTGCGTCACCGGCCGGGAAACCGGCGTCGGCCAGTGCCTGCGCGGCCATGTCCAGCGCCAGCCAGTGGGTCAGATCGGTGGCGCGGTAGGTGCGACCCGTGACCTGGTAAGCGACCCGGTCGAACTCGTACCCCTCGATGACAGCCGCGTTGGCGGCGTAGTAGCGATCCGGACTGGCCGGATCGGCCGACCAGTAGTCCGCGGCCCGCATTCGCTGGTCGGGCAGCCGGCGGAAGGCACGCCGGCCGGCGAGGACGTTCTCCCACAGCTGCCCCGGATTGGCGGCGTCGGGGAAGCGGCAGGCCAGTCCGACGACGGCGATGCGGCTACTCATGCCCGCACCACCTGGGGTGCCACGGCAGCCGGCACCGCACCGGCTGGGACCGCGGGCGTCGCGGGTGCGGTCGGCTGGCCCGACCCGACGACCCGCACCGCGTGCAGCGACCACAGGAAGCCACCCCGGATCAGACAGACGATGGCGGTGGCGAAGAACAGTCCATAGACGATGGACGCGCCGGTCAGTAGCCCGTAGACCAGGGCCACGCCGCCACCGAAGGCGAACTGGGGCAGGGGGCGGGACGGCGTGGTGCCCGGGTCAGTGATCATGTAGTTGGTGAACAGCACGAACGCCACCCCGGTCATGGCAGCCAGGGCCGGCAGGATCGCGGTGTCCAGCACGATTCCCCGGACAACCGCCTGGACGACAAAGATGCCGAGCCAACCCGTGATCAGCCACATCCGATCGGTGAGTCGGGCGTTGAGCATGGTGCCGAAAACGACGATCACCAGCGGTACGATCCAGTCGCCGACGCCCTCGAGGTGCTCGGTGAACTGGTACGGCGGGGCGATGGACAGCCACGGGAACAGCAGCAGCGCCACCGTGATACCGAAGTTCGACGGATTCATGAAGTGCCGAAGCCGGGCGTTCACCGGCACCCGGAACAGCCACTTGGCGCTGATCGCCGCCGCCACCGCGAAGAGCATCACCGGCAGCCGGTCGTTGACGTACAGCAGCATGTTCACGGCGAGGGCGGTGATGTGCGCCGGATAGAGGAACTCGACGAGTCCGCGGATCCCGCTACCGCGGAACCGGGGTGGGCGGTGCACCGCCCACGCCTCCACGGCCTCCAATCCCAGTTCCACGGCGTATCCCGTGGCGAGGGCGAACAACGGCCAGGCCCAAGCCTGCTCGAACCCGAGCAGGGTGTACCCGAAGATGTTGAGGATGGTGATGGAGATGGCGAACCTTCGCAACGCGGTGATCCGCGGATCCTTCGTCGCCTTCCGCCTCATCGCGAGACCTCCCGAGCCTGCGAGCCGAGGGTGAGGGTGTGTCGGCCGGGGGTGAGCCGCAGCATCTGCACCCGCGGGACGCCGCCGCGGTCGCGCCAGCTCAGCTGGACGGTCACCGGGCCCGCGACGTCGCCGAGGCCGAGCGAGACCTCGTTGCTGCGCCGGCCGGAGTGCCCGCTGCCACCGTCCACCCGGTCGATCAGCACCCGCCCGTCGGCGGTGGACAGCCGTACCTGCGCGCCGACCACCGGGGATCCCGCCCCGGCGAGCGGGTCGGCGGCCGGCGGCTGCTCGTGCAGTAGCCGCAGCGTGAGGAACGAGCCGGGGTCCGGGCTGTCGTTGCGGTAGAAGACCGGTTCCTCCCACTGCCGGGCCACGGCGAAGTCGAGGCGACCGTCTCCGTCGGCGTCACCGGTGGCAACACCGCGGCTGGGCACGCGGTCGGCGAGCCCGAGTTCGACGCTGAGATCCTCGTACCGGCCGTCGCGGCCCCGGACGTGGAAAGCCAGGTGCTGACCGCCGGCGATGTCGTCGCCCTGCTCGACCCGCGGCCACCACCGGGGGTCGGCCAGCAGGTCGTCGTTGGTGGTAGCCAACTCCTGCAACTGCGCCCACCGGTTGACCTCGCCCCGGACGAAACCGGAGGTCTGCACGATGGCTGGCTCGCCACGGTTGGTGAAGTCACCGAACTTCACGTCCCAACTCCAGCCACTCCAGGCCAGGCCGAGCGGGGCGCTACGGTCCTCCCACGGTGCCACCCCCCGGCGTAGCTCGGCGCGCAGGTGCGCAAGGTCCTCGGCCTGGTTGACGAAGGCGAGGTTGCTCTCCTGGATGCCGAACGACGTGGTGATGTTCCCGACGTACAGGTCGAAGAGGCCATCGCCGTCGAAGTCACCGAAGTCCACGCCCATACCCTTGAACGAGTCGTGGCCGAGCCGCTTCGACTTGGGGGTGAGCCCGGGCAGTCCCGCACTCTCGACGACACCGAACGCGATCCGGCCGGGTCGTGACCGGTTGTGCAGCAGGCGGTCCGGACCGAAGTCGTTTGCCACGTACAGCTCCGGCAGAAGGTCACCGTCGAGGTCGGTAGCGCCGGCCGCCAGGGTCCAACCCCGGGACACCGCGGTAGGGAGGACACCCGGCACCTCGTCGAAGGTGACACTCGGCTGGGCTCCGGTGGAGCCGCCGACCCAGCGCAGCACGTGGTCCGCACCGCCGTTGAGACCGTTGGACATGGACTGGTTCATCACCACCCCGCCATGCTGGCCGGGGTCGAGCAACGCGCTGTCCGGGAAGTAGTTGCCGAGGTAGACATCCACATACCCGTCACCGTCGAAGTCGGCCAGGGTGGCGGCGTTGGTGTTCCACTGGGGCCCGGTGTAGGTGGCACCCGCCGGCACCCGGTCCGGCGTCAACTCGACCGGTCGGTAGGCCCCCCGGGACAGCCCCGTCGCGTCCGACCGGGCCAGGAAGACCACCGGTGTGCGCCCCCAGAAGTAGACGAGCAGGTCGGTGCGACCGTCGGCGTTGAGGTCGCCCGGCAGGCAGCCCATCGGAGCGATGTGCGGATTCATCGGCAGCGGCGAGGGGTCCAGGACGAACGGCGAATAGCGGTCTATGCCGGCGACCGGGGCCGGGGCGACCACGACCTGGTCGATCCGGGGGTCGGTCAGGCACAGGTCGTTGGCGAGGCCGTCGCCGTCCAGGTCGTTCATCGCCACGCCGGCGCCGACCGACGAGATCCACGCCGCCAGGTGGGCGTACGCGCCGTTCACGCGGCGGATCGACTGCTGCGGCAGGCCACCGGGCATCGGCAGGGACATGGGCGTGAAGCGGTACGGTTGGGCCATCGCGCGCCGCTCGTCGGCGTTCGCCTCCGGCAACCGCACCAGCAGGTAGGTGCCGGTGAGCAGCACCAGGGCGACCAGTCCCGCCAGCTGGCGGCGGATCAGCTTGATGATCGCCGACAAGGGTCAGCACCTCCCCAACACCGCGAACTGCTCGGCGATGCGCCGCCGCCATGCCTGGTACGCCGGCACCGGCCCGTCCGGGTCGAGGCCGGCCAGGGCGGTCCGGGTGACGGCCGCCGCCTGTGCCGGCGTGGCACCACAGAAGACATCGGTGGCCACGCCGGTGCTGGCCGTGGTCAGACCGGCGCGTTCCCGGGCCTCGGCCCCGAAGGCGCTGCCCTGTGCCATGGCTGGGGCGTACGCGCCGCCGTGCCCGCGGAGCCGCGCCAGGGCGCCGCGGGTGGCCCCGCCGGCGTATGTGGCGGCGAGCGCGACCCCGCTGTACAGGTCCTCGTGCCGGTTCGTCGGGAAGCGAGCGATGGTGTCGGCTACCCGGTCCGGTTCGGCACCTGCCACGAACCACAGCGCCCGGCCGACGCCCTGGTCCACGACCCGCCCGGTCCACCGTCCGGTCGGATCGCCCGGCCAGGGCCCGAAGCGTTCCCGCCGGTGTGTCGGCACGTACCGAGTGGTGTGGAAGTACGCCTGGTGGAACCCGTAGCCGTCCAGGGCGAGCCAACCCAGCAGAGGGTCGGCGGGCCGGATCGCCGGGCGGCGCCACTGGGGCAGCCGGGCCATCGCCCACCCCACCCCGACGTGGACCAGGTAGACGTGCCGGGCTGCCGGGCCGGCGAGGAACTGGTCGACACGGCGACCGCCGGCCAGCCCGTCGAGGATCGCGAATCCCATCGCCGCGCCCTCGTAGGCGAACCCGCGCAGGTCCCGCTCGACCGTCTCCAGCATCCCCGTGGCCTCGATCGGGTTCCGCGCGCCCATGGCGTGCGCGAAGCCGGTGAGGAACTGGGCTCCCACCGCCTCCAGGTGTTCCCGGGTCGCCGCGTGCCGGGTCTGGAAGCCGCGCGCGGCAAAGGTGGTCTCCACTATCGACGGCGTCAGGGTGATTTGACGAATCCTTCGCCAACTCAAGAACATTTTGCACTCCCCGGGCAGATGCCGAAGCGCGGTCGCATTCGGCGCGTCGAATTCCTGACTCCATTACGGGGCTCAGTTCGCCGTACCGGTTACAACCATGTTTCAGGACGCCCTTGTGAACTACTTCTCCCAGCTTGCTCGGCTGGCTCGGTCAATTGCATTGATCTCACCCCAGCGCCTAATTCAAGAAAAGTTCAAGGAGGTATAAGCAGACTTCTTGACGGGTGCCCGATCGACCGCACAGGGGGCTCACGTGAATTCGACTCCAGGGGTTAATCGGTACGTGGTGGAGCAGGCTCGGGAGGCAGCCACGGCACAGGCCATCGACCACATGCGCCGTCATCTGGCGGAGCCACTGCAGCTGGCCGACCTGGCTCGCGTCGTGCCCTTCAGCCCGTTCCACTTCCACCGGCTGTTCCGGGACGTGACCACGATGACCCCGGCCCGCTTCCTCGCCGCGCTACGGATGGCGGAGGCACGGCGGCTGCTGTTACACACGGGCCGAACCGTCACCGCGATCAGCGGTCACGTCGGCTACACCAGCGCCGGCACCTTCACCACCCAGTTCTCCCGACTGGTCGGCACCACGCCGGGACACTTCCGTCAGGTGGCACGCCTGCTGGCCGGACACCCCTGTCACGTTCTGGCGGAGCGCCTCCACAGCACCGCCGCGGAGGTCACCCGCCCCCGACTGACCCTGCACGTGCCGGGCAGCGAGTCCGGTGACCTGGTGTTGGTGAGCTTACGAGGGAAGGGACGGGTCACCGACGCGCCAACCGCCTGGACGGTGGCAGCCGGCGGTGCGGCCGTTCCGGTGGTGGCCCGGCCCAGCGCCTACCACGCCCAGATCGTGCTGGTACGGGCGGACAGCACGCTGACCGGCGCCCTGGTTGACGAGGAGCCGGCGAGCTACCTGGTCGGTGCCGCCGAGATCACGCTGACACCGGGCGGTACGGCGGTCGGCCGGGTCGTGGTGGGCCCACCGCGGCCGACCGACCCGCCGGCACTGGCCATCGGGCCGGTCGGCCGCGTCATCGAGACGTTCACCCGCCTGTCCGGATCGCCGAGTTGGCGCGAGCCAGAACCGCCGGCCGCCGGTGCCGCACTCGCCACGACGGCCATCGCGTGAACCCGGGGCACCGGTGTCCAGACCCCTCGTCAGCCGGACCAGTCGTCCGGGGGCTGGCGGGCGACTCCGCGGGCCCGAACCCGCCCTGGCGGGTGGTGGTCGCCGGAGCCGGCTACGTCGGCACCTGCCTCGGGGTCGCCCTCGCCGAACGCGGCGCCGAGGTGGTCGCCGTCGAC
Protein-coding regions in this window:
- a CDS encoding type I polyketide synthase encodes the protein MVAARGAGRRVGPADRTRDARGPSRCGAGCRGTPGGAGMSSRIAVVGLACRFPDAANPGQLWENVLAGRRAFRRLPDQRMRAADYWSADPASPDRYYAANAAVIEGYEFDRVAYQVTGRTYRATDLTHWLALDMAAQALADAGFPAGDALPRESTAVVVGNTLTGEFTRAGVLRLRWPYVRRVVGAALGGQGWDDDRVAAFLADLELSYKSPFPEVTEDSLAGGLSNTIAGRICNHFDLRGGGYTVDAACASSLLSVVTACRSLSDLDVDVAVAGGVDLSIDPFEMVGFARTGALASDDMRVYDRRSNGFWPGEGCGMVVLMRERDALAQGRRIYATIAGWGVSSDGRGGITRPEVIGYRLALRRAYRRAGFGVDTVPLFEGHGTGTAIGDATELRALSAERRAADPDADRAAIGTIKGMIGHTKAAAGVAGLIKAVLAVRHQVIPPTVGCVEPHPELGGERPVLRVVRRAEVWPDRAAQRAGVTAMGFGGINTHLVVDGPPRRRRRTLDRRTIDLARSVQDAELLLVDADTPDALRERLTELRPLVTGLAFAELGDLAASLHQAQHGRACRAAVVARSPQQAATSLAVAAGALPPDGPGTLVDPARGVFVGHARRPLRIGFLFPGQGTGAGSGGGALRRRFSEVEDIWRAVGTLPADDGTSTASAQPRVVAGSLGGLRALGALGIDAVVTVGHSLGELTALHWAGCFDQDELRSLVAARGGIMAGRAPRGAMLGVTAGPDETAALLVGTAAVIAGYNGPRQTVVAGTDDAVAEVFDRASLAGFGCTRLAVAHAFHSPLMAPAATAFGDLLRSRRLRPPRRSVASTVTGAVLPPEVDLAQLLRRQIEAPVCFSSAVARAAAEVDLFLEVGPGRVLTQLVREQGFGVPVLAVDTDAESISGFLAAIGAGYALGGPVAYPALFANRLIRPFVSDRPRTFFVSPCEAAPEAAAEWARPAAVPASDVEEVAVPAGAGALELVRHLVARRAELPVAVLRDDSRFLDDLHMSSITVGQLVNEAARAMGLSAVAVPINFATATVREMAEALAAREREGAPGRVDLAAGVAPWVRTFVVDLTSEPLPPVEPTGPRGCWQVFSGPEHPVAMALRDALERAGVGDGVLVCLPEQPDDEDLAFALRGAQAALRQQAGRRFVLVQPTPRAGALVKTARLEGDGLRTTVLTTPLTATTVDRLVAEVAATEDFTEVTYDGDGVRRVPRLRPLPTLAEPGPLPLGPADVLLVTGGGKGITAESAAMLARESGARLAVIGRSDPATDEALAANLHRLSDAASDLRYLRVDVTDPDAVAAAVATLPQDWGPVTAVLHGAGLNHPAVLADLDEAAVRAAFAPKVDGLRAVLAAVDPEHLRLLVTFGSIIGRAGLRGEAHYAAANEALAELTREVAATRPRCRAVCVEWSVWSGVGMGERLSVVESLSGFGVTPISPDDGLRVLRAVIADPTVPPVVVVCGRTGALETVRFGDPDLPLLRFTERPLVHYDGVELVCEVDLSPTTDPYLVDHRFDGDLLFPAVFGLEAMAQVGVALAGVQNVPVIEEVRFDRPVVVDPTAGTTVRVAALVRSTRVVDVVLRSAATGFAVDHFRARLRFASERARPVDSYPTHSHTPSPTPVPLRVELPAVPLDPGRELYDGVLFQGGRFRRLQGYRRVAARVAEAEVTTREAADWFSPFLPGHLVLGDPGARDAFMHGIGVCIPDAALLPEGVDRIWSAGPGLSAAATVTMTAWEREQHGASYVYDLIVTDAEGAVVEQWQGLRLRAVRPYEPSSGWAPALLGPLLQRRLGSVLAVDVAVAAAPGGGARDAGALLSRALGRPVTVRHRPDGRPEVDLPGTVSVAHSAPVDLAVAAVGLLACDVEPVLERPSAVRRDLLGRHSGLVDLLVAQVGDPPDLAATRVWCVLECRQKAGLTDGPVTLLPGATGRGWVVLGVGTGRVATWVVEVAGAAVPVVLAVLVGADR
- a CDS encoding enediyne biosynthesis protein codes for the protein MRRKATKDPRITALRRFAISITILNIFGYTLLGFEQAWAWPLFALATGYAVELGLEAVEAWAVHRPPRFRGSGIRGLVEFLYPAHITALAVNMLLYVNDRLPVMLFAVAAAISAKWLFRVPVNARLRHFMNPSNFGITVALLLFPWLSIAPPYQFTEHLEGVGDWIVPLVIVVFGTMLNARLTDRMWLITGWLGIFVVQAVVRGIVLDTAILPALAAMTGVAFVLFTNYMITDPGTTPSRPLPQFAFGGGVALVYGLLTGASIVYGLFFATAIVCLIRGGFLWSLHAVRVVGSGQPTAPATPAVPAGAVPAAVAPQVVRA
- a CDS encoding CRTAC1 family protein; the encoded protein is MSAIIKLIRRQLAGLVALVLLTGTYLLVRLPEANADERRAMAQPYRFTPMSLPMPGGLPQQSIRRVNGAYAHLAAWISSVGAGVAMNDLDGDGLANDLCLTDPRIDQVVVAPAPVAGIDRYSPFVLDPSPLPMNPHIAPMGCLPGDLNADGRTDLLVYFWGRTPVVFLARSDATGLSRGAYRPVELTPDRVPAGATYTGPQWNTNAATLADFDGDGYVDVYLGNYFPDSALLDPGQHGGVVMNQSMSNGLNGGADHVLRWVGGSTGAQPSVTFDEVPGVLPTAVSRGWTLAAGATDLDGDLLPELYVANDFGPDRLLHNRSRPGRIAFGVVESAGLPGLTPKSKRLGHDSFKGMGVDFGDFDGDGLFDLYVGNITTSFGIQESNLAFVNQAEDLAHLRAELRRGVAPWEDRSAPLGLAWSGWSWDVKFGDFTNRGEPAIVQTSGFVRGEVNRWAQLQELATTNDDLLADPRWWPRVEQGDDIAGGQHLAFHVRGRDGRYEDLSVELGLADRVPSRGVATGDADGDGRLDFAVARQWEEPVFYRNDSPDPGSFLTLRLLHEQPPAADPLAGAGSPVVGAQVRLSTADGRVLIDRVDGGSGHSGRRSNEVSLGLGDVAGPVTVQLSWRDRGGVPRVQMLRLTPGRHTLTLGSQAREVSR
- a CDS encoding DUF1702 family protein — translated: MFLSWRRIRQITLTPSIVETTFAARGFQTRHAATREHLEAVGAQFLTGFAHAMGARNPIEATGMLETVERDLRGFAYEGAAMGFAILDGLAGGRRVDQFLAGPAARHVYLVHVGVGWAMARLPQWRRPAIRPADPLLGWLALDGYGFHQAYFHTTRYVPTHRRERFGPWPGDPTGRWTGRVVDQGVGRALWFVAGAEPDRVADTIARFPTNRHEDLYSGVALAATYAGGATRGALARLRGHGGAYAPAMAQGSAFGAEARERAGLTTASTGVATDVFCGATPAQAAAVTRTALAGLDPDGPVPAYQAWRRRIAEQFAVLGRC
- a CDS encoding helix-turn-helix domain-containing protein, with amino-acid sequence MVEQAREAATAQAIDHMRRHLAEPLQLADLARVVPFSPFHFHRLFRDVTTMTPARFLAALRMAEARRLLLHTGRTVTAISGHVGYTSAGTFTTQFSRLVGTTPGHFRQVARLLAGHPCHVLAERLHSTAAEVTRPRLTLHVPGSESGDLVLVSLRGKGRVTDAPTAWTVAAGGAAVPVVARPSAYHAQIVLVRADSTLTGALVDEEPASYLVGAAEITLTPGGTAVGRVVVGPPRPTDPPALAIGPVGRVIETFTRLSGSPSWREPEPPAAGAALATTAIA